From one Bacteroides eggerthii genomic stretch:
- a CDS encoding ABC transporter permease, protein MGTILKQIRNEWNSNLFLFMELLLVFVVLWYIVDWTLVTARVYHAPMGFDTEHCYNIAVGKLGENSPLYNPESTVDDDMEDLLRLTDRLRHCPGVEAVALSQNCFPYNEGSNSIELGIDSVPVSARLLWADADFFRVFRYSFTEEDDFNKVEAAFRNDELVVSSNLTEGHPELDAGSAESLQGKEVLLLNYGQDVRRRIGAVGTPVRWSHFQTSAQWGGAFAALPLDVKRLRSFGDPRYVTVSLRVSEDADKGFAEKLMDDADRLYQVGNLYLLDITPFVHLREICELEDMNEWKTQLCVLGFLLLNIFLGVIGTFWFRTQQRRKEIALRLAMGSPRRGIFSYLMYEGILLLTLAVIPATVIAFNIGYAELVDVGRMPFDTGRFLSALVVTWMLMALMIVAGIWYPAYGAMRVHPAKALHDE, encoded by the coding sequence TCGTGTTGTGGTATATTGTGGACTGGACACTCGTCACCGCGCGTGTCTATCATGCTCCGATGGGATTTGATACAGAACATTGCTACAACATTGCTGTGGGTAAGCTGGGGGAGAATTCTCCTCTTTATAATCCGGAGTCTACTGTTGATGATGATATGGAAGACTTGCTCCGGCTTACGGACAGGTTGCGTCATTGCCCCGGCGTAGAGGCTGTTGCTCTTTCACAAAACTGCTTTCCCTATAATGAAGGCAGCAACAGCATTGAGTTGGGCATTGATTCTGTGCCTGTCAGTGCACGACTTCTTTGGGCGGATGCGGATTTCTTTCGTGTTTTCCGCTACTCTTTCACAGAGGAAGATGACTTTAATAAGGTAGAGGCTGCATTCCGGAACGATGAACTGGTGGTTTCTTCCAATCTTACCGAAGGACATCCTGAACTGGATGCGGGCAGTGCCGAGTCATTGCAGGGAAAGGAAGTATTGCTTTTGAACTATGGGCAAGATGTCCGCCGGCGCATCGGTGCCGTAGGGACACCTGTGCGTTGGTCGCATTTTCAAACTTCGGCGCAGTGGGGAGGAGCTTTTGCCGCCCTTCCTCTCGATGTGAAAAGATTGCGGAGCTTCGGTGATCCCCGTTATGTCACTGTCAGTTTGCGCGTTTCCGAGGATGCCGATAAGGGCTTTGCCGAAAAACTGATGGACGATGCCGACCGTCTTTATCAGGTAGGTAACCTTTATTTGCTGGATATTACACCATTCGTCCACTTACGTGAGATCTGCGAGTTGGAGGATATGAACGAATGGAAAACACAACTTTGTGTACTGGGATTCTTGTTGCTGAATATCTTTCTGGGCGTTATCGGAACATTCTGGTTTCGTACGCAACAGCGCCGTAAAGAGATTGCCTTGAGGCTGGCAATGGGAAGCCCTCGACGGGGCATCTTTTCCTACCTTATGTATGAAGGGATACTGTTATTGACGTTGGCGGTTATACCGGCGACCGTCATTGCTTTCAATATTGGTTATGCCGAACTGGTGGACGTAGGCAGGATGCCTTTCGATACCGGACGTTTTCTGTCGGCGCTTGTTGTGACATGGATGCTGATGGCATTGATGATTGTTGCCGGCATTTGGTACCCCGCATATGGAGCGATGAGGGTGCATCCGGCAAAAGCATTGCATGATGAGTAA
- a CDS encoding PAS domain-containing sensor histidine kinase, giving the protein MRKHLFLICSLAFLCLTLGTLSAEEKTYKILFIQSYTNNTPWHNELIAGLQEGLEQEGVKADIVTEYLNADFWTFASECVIMRRICERARLRKTDLIVTSSDEAFFTLTHCGDSLPYQVPVVVSGIKYPDEKVFEKMPNVSGFTSKTDFTILLEEAIRIFPGRKEIVCLSDSSFLSLKGVRAVEEAWIPFKEKHPEYSLRKLNVQAKSINSIITSICYDYNAYKYIVIAPKWIPFLSLKLKAPTFANQNLAMTNGVLCVYDVEPATDTYAAGRQAASILKGDFSVSYGVKNLDGKLLFDYKQLGFFHVDVESVEEQGSILNIPLMDRYKVWFILFYSVTVGALVVLVVWLYRSNRHELRKRIQAQTRLMIQQRLVEQRDEFDKMFCSIRDGLITYDTEMHIHFVNRALAEMLGLSSDTYMARSYEGQVAGSIFHIYMNGENILPTLLEQVVRDKKPVVIPEKAFMQENVKGTYFPVSGEVVPIFAKDKLTGMAIVCRNISEDEMQRRFFGMAIEESSIYPWQYNTRLKCFHFPVGLLKRFNYSDHTGYISREELDRVIHPEDLLRIRKHFDSIILGREPNSRMSFRLQNTAGGYEWWEFRSTAYEGLTADIPYMVLGVCQSIQRYKNTEDELIAARDKALQADKLKSAFLANMSHEIRTPLNAIVGFSDLLKDLEGFSSEEVQQFVETININCTLLLALMNDILDLSRIESGTMDFRFSSYNLTFIMQQVYDSQRLSMPQGVELRTDFPEGTGKSMITDSVRLKQVVNNLINNAKKFTTKGYILLGYRVEDSGHTVIFVEDTGSGISDENLGHIFERFYKADNFTQGAGLGLSICQTIVERLNGTITVTSKLGKGTHFEVRISDKAI; this is encoded by the coding sequence ATGAGGAAACACCTTTTCTTAATATGCTCATTAGCTTTCTTATGCTTGACACTGGGGACGCTTTCGGCTGAGGAGAAGACCTATAAAATACTTTTCATTCAGTCATATACCAATAACACACCTTGGCATAATGAACTTATTGCCGGTTTGCAGGAAGGCTTGGAGCAGGAGGGGGTAAAGGCCGATATCGTTACTGAATATTTGAATGCGGACTTTTGGACTTTCGCTTCAGAGTGTGTCATTATGCGCCGTATATGCGAACGGGCCAGGTTGCGCAAAACAGACCTTATTGTGACTTCCAGCGATGAGGCTTTCTTTACCTTGACCCATTGCGGTGATTCTTTGCCATATCAGGTGCCGGTAGTTGTTTCGGGCATCAAATATCCTGATGAAAAAGTGTTTGAAAAAATGCCGAATGTCTCCGGTTTCACCTCAAAAACGGATTTCACTATACTGCTGGAGGAAGCTATACGCATATTTCCCGGACGTAAGGAGATTGTCTGTCTGTCCGATAGCAGCTTTTTGAGCCTCAAAGGGGTAAGGGCAGTGGAAGAAGCCTGGATACCTTTCAAGGAGAAGCACCCTGAATACAGTTTGAGGAAACTGAATGTACAGGCAAAATCTATTAACTCCATTATTACATCCATTTGTTATGATTATAACGCCTATAAGTATATTGTCATTGCCCCTAAATGGATTCCTTTTCTTTCTTTAAAGTTGAAAGCCCCTACATTTGCCAATCAAAATCTGGCAATGACGAACGGGGTCCTGTGCGTATATGATGTGGAACCGGCGACAGATACTTATGCCGCGGGCAGGCAGGCGGCAAGTATCTTGAAAGGAGATTTTTCTGTTTCATACGGAGTGAAGAATCTGGATGGCAAGCTGTTGTTCGATTATAAGCAGCTGGGCTTTTTTCATGTAGACGTGGAGAGCGTCGAAGAACAGGGAAGCATTTTGAATATTCCCTTAATGGACCGTTATAAGGTTTGGTTCATTCTTTTCTACTCGGTGACAGTGGGTGCGTTGGTGGTTCTTGTAGTCTGGCTTTACCGGAGCAACCGGCACGAATTACGTAAGCGCATACAGGCGCAGACCCGTTTGATGATACAGCAACGCTTGGTTGAACAACGGGATGAATTCGATAAAATGTTCTGTTCTATCCGCGACGGGTTGATAACGTATGATACGGAAATGCACATACATTTCGTCAATCGCGCTTTGGCGGAAATGCTGGGACTGTCTTCTGATACATACATGGCGCGTTCGTATGAAGGGCAGGTTGCCGGTTCCATTTTTCATATCTATATGAATGGTGAGAATATCTTGCCGACTCTTCTGGAACAGGTTGTCCGGGATAAGAAACCTGTCGTTATACCCGAAAAAGCTTTCATGCAGGAGAATGTGAAAGGCACTTATTTCCCGGTTTCGGGCGAGGTAGTGCCCATTTTTGCAAAAGACAAACTGACGGGTATGGCAATCGTTTGCCGTAATATATCAGAGGATGAGATGCAGAGGCGTTTTTTCGGTATGGCTATCGAGGAGAGTTCCATTTATCCATGGCAGTATAATACCCGTCTGAAATGTTTCCATTTCCCCGTAGGGTTGTTGAAGCGTTTTAATTACAGCGACCATACGGGGTATATTTCGAGGGAGGAGCTGGACAGGGTTATTCACCCCGAAGATCTGCTTCGTATACGCAAGCATTTTGATAGCATTATATTGGGACGTGAACCTAATTCCCGTATGAGTTTTCGTTTGCAGAATACAGCCGGCGGGTATGAATGGTGGGAATTCCGCAGTACCGCATACGAAGGACTGACGGCAGACATCCCTTACATGGTGTTAGGCGTATGTCAAAGCATTCAAAGGTATAAAAACACCGAGGACGAACTTATTGCGGCCCGCGATAAGGCTTTGCAGGCTGACAAGCTGAAATCGGCGTTTCTTGCCAATATGAGCCATGAGATACGCACGCCGTTGAATGCGATAGTGGGCTTCTCTGATCTGCTGAAAGACTTGGAAGGTTTCTCGTCGGAGGAAGTGCAGCAGTTTGTGGAAACGATCAATATCAACTGTACATTGTTGCTGGCATTGATGAACGATATTCTGGATCTTTCACGTATAGAGTCGGGGACAATGGACTTCCGCTTCTCCTCTTATAATCTTACATTTATCATGCAGCAGGTCTACGACTCCCAAAGGTTGAGCATGCCGCAAGGGGTGGAATTGCGCACCGACTTTCCGGAAGGTACAGGAAAATCCATGATTACGGATTCCGTACGTTTGAAGCAGGTTGTGAATAATCTGATTAATAACGCCAAGAAGTTTACTACAAAGGGGTATATTCTTTTGGGGTATCGGGTAGAGGATTCCGGGCATACTGTCATTTTTGTGGAAGATACCGGATCCGGTATTTCCGATGAGAATCTGGGGCATATCTTCGAACGTTTTTATAAGGCGGACAACTTTACTCAAGGCGCCGGTTTGGGATTGAGCATTTGCCAGACTATTGTAGAACGTCTGAATGGCACTATAACAGTAACTTCAAAGCTGGGTAAAGGAACCCACTTTGAAGTCAGAATAAGTGATAAAGCAATATAG
- a CDS encoding fucose isomerase has protein sequence MVINLITFASLLHKQASVRSSHEIILTELEKYFTVNFVDYQDISKLTSNDFSILFIATGGVERLVIQHFESLPRPAIILADGMQNSLAAALEVSSWLRGRGMKSEILHGELPEIIKRIFVLHSNFMAQRSLFGMRIGVIGTPSSWLIASNVDYLLAKRRWGVEYTDVSLDRIYEYYNQITDDEVGEACAHLAGKALACREASPEDMIKAMRLYRAIRRIVDEDRLSALTLSCFRLIEQTGTTGCLALSLLNDEGIIAGCEGDLQSVFTMLAAKVLTGKPAFMANPSIINARTNELILAHCTIGIAQTEQFIIRNHFETESGIGIQGILPTGDVTIVKCGGECLDEYYLSTGTLTENTNYINMCRTQVRIKMNTPTEYFLRNPLGNHHIMLHGNYEQVIDEFLQSNGCKRIE, from the coding sequence ATGGTCATCAACCTAATAACTTTTGCATCACTGTTACATAAACAAGCATCTGTTCGCAGTTCCCATGAAATAATATTGACTGAATTAGAAAAATATTTCACTGTCAATTTCGTAGACTATCAAGATATTAGCAAACTGACGTCCAATGATTTCAGCATTCTGTTCATCGCTACCGGCGGAGTAGAACGACTGGTCATCCAGCATTTCGAATCACTTCCCCGCCCAGCCATTATACTGGCAGACGGGATGCAGAATTCACTGGCTGCCGCTCTCGAAGTGTCTTCTTGGCTACGGGGACGAGGGATGAAAAGCGAGATCCTTCATGGCGAACTGCCCGAAATCATCAAACGCATTTTTGTATTACACAGCAACTTCATGGCGCAACGCAGCCTTTTTGGAATGCGCATCGGCGTGATAGGCACTCCGTCAAGCTGGCTCATTGCCAGCAATGTAGACTATCTGCTTGCCAAACGCCGTTGGGGAGTGGAATATACAGACGTTTCCCTTGACCGGATTTACGAATATTACAACCAGATCACCGACGATGAAGTGGGTGAAGCCTGTGCCCATCTTGCCGGAAAAGCGCTTGCCTGCCGGGAAGCGTCACCCGAAGATATGATAAAGGCCATGCGGCTGTATCGTGCTATCCGGAGAATAGTAGACGAAGACCGTTTGAGCGCCCTCACTTTGAGCTGTTTCCGCCTGATAGAACAGACGGGCACTACCGGTTGCCTGGCACTTTCCCTCTTGAATGACGAAGGCATCATTGCCGGATGCGAAGGCGATTTACAGTCAGTATTCACCATGCTTGCAGCCAAAGTACTTACCGGGAAACCGGCTTTCATGGCCAACCCTTCCATAATTAACGCACGCACCAATGAACTTATATTGGCACATTGCACAATCGGCATTGCACAGACTGAGCAGTTCATCATCCGCAACCATTTTGAGACAGAAAGCGGTATTGGCATACAAGGGATACTTCCCACCGGAGATGTGACAATTGTGAAATGCGGCGGAGAATGTCTGGATGAATATTACCTTAGTACAGGCACGCTAACCGAAAACACCAACTACATCAATATGTGCCGCACACAGGTGCGCATAAAGATGAATACTCCGACGGAATATTTCCTCAGAAACCCATTGGGCAATCATCACATCATGTTGCATGGCAACTATGAACAGGTGATTGATGAATTCTTGCAATCCAACGGATGCAAGAGAATTGAATGA
- a CDS encoding pyridoxal phosphate-dependent aminotransferase encodes MPTISIRGMEMPASPIRKLAPLADAAKQRGIHVFHLNIGQPDLPTPQVAIDAIRNIDRKVLEYSPSAGYRSYREKLVGYYDKYNIKLTADDIIITSGGSEAVLFSFMACLNPGDEIIVPEPAYANYMAFAISAGAKIRTIATTIEEGFSLPKVEKFEELINDRTRAILICNPNNPTGYLYTRREMNQIRDLVKKYDLFLFSDEVYREFIYTGSPYISACHLEGIENNVVLIDSVSKRYSECGIRVGALITKNKEIRDAVMKFCQARLSPPLIGQIAAEASLDAGEDYLRDTYDEYVERRKCLIDGLNRIPGVYSPIPMGAFYTVAKLPVDDSDKFCAWCLSDFEYEGQTVFMAPASGFYTTPGSGRNEVRIAYVLKKEDLTRALFVLSKALEAYPGRTE; translated from the coding sequence ATGCCAACAATTTCTATTCGCGGAATGGAGATGCCCGCATCTCCTATCAGAAAGCTGGCTCCTTTGGCAGATGCAGCCAAACAAAGGGGCATCCATGTATTCCATCTCAATATTGGACAACCTGATTTGCCTACGCCGCAAGTCGCGATTGACGCTATTCGCAATATTGACCGTAAAGTCTTGGAATACAGTCCCAGCGCAGGCTATCGCAGTTATCGTGAGAAGTTGGTGGGATATTACGATAAATACAACATCAAGCTTACCGCCGATGATATCATCATCACTTCCGGCGGTTCGGAAGCAGTCTTGTTTTCTTTCATGGCATGCCTGAATCCGGGTGATGAGATAATTGTGCCGGAGCCGGCTTATGCCAATTATATGGCGTTTGCCATTTCTGCCGGAGCTAAGATACGTACGATTGCAACAACCATAGAAGAGGGTTTTTCACTGCCTAAGGTAGAAAAGTTCGAGGAACTTATTAACGACCGTACACGTGCCATCCTTATTTGTAATCCCAATAATCCTACCGGCTATCTTTACACTCGCCGCGAGATGAATCAGATACGTGACCTTGTGAAGAAGTACGACCTTTTCCTTTTCTCCGACGAGGTATATCGTGAGTTTATCTATACGGGATCTCCTTATATTTCTGCCTGCCACTTGGAAGGTATCGAGAATAATGTTGTCCTGATTGATTCTGTTTCCAAACGTTATTCGGAGTGTGGCATTCGTGTCGGTGCACTGATAACGAAGAACAAAGAAATACGCGATGCCGTTATGAAATTCTGTCAGGCGCGTTTAAGCCCTCCATTGATAGGGCAGATTGCCGCCGAAGCATCTTTGGATGCCGGGGAGGACTATTTGCGTGATACTTACGACGAGTATGTGGAACGCCGTAAATGTCTGATTGACGGTTTGAACCGTATTCCCGGCGTATACTCGCCCATTCCTATGGGTGCGTTTTATACCGTAGCCAAATTGCCGGTAGACGATTCGGACAAGTTTTGTGCATGGTGTCTCTCCGATTTCGAGTACGAAGGGCAGACTGTTTTCATGGCTCCGGCTTCCGGCTTCTATACAACTCCGGGGTCCGGCCGTAACGAAGTCCGCATAGCTTATGTATTGAAGAAAGAAGATTTGACACGCGCGTTATTTGTGCTCTCCAAAGCACTCGAAGCTTATCCGGGACGTACGGAATGA